The Vitis vinifera cultivar Pinot Noir 40024 chromosome 12, ASM3070453v1 genome has a segment encoding these proteins:
- the LOC100254178 gene encoding nifU-like protein 2, chloroplastic, with protein MQGVVVANPSYCCRAKHALEPSSSSSSPIKIPSFFTRGSDLRRRASSRSLRIRNPIRTRSRVVKAVATPDSAVELPLTAENVESVLDEIRPYLISDGGNVALHEIDGNVVRLKLQGACGSCPSSVMTMKMGIERRLMEKIPEIVAVEPIADEETGLELNEENIEKVLEEIRPYLVGAAGGSLELVGIDEPIVKVRITGPAAGVMTVRVAVTQKLREKIPAIAAVQLL; from the exons atgCAAGGCGTGGTGGTGGCGAATCCGTCCTACTGCTGCAGAGCCAAACACGCCCTAGAGCCTTCCTCTTCGTCCTCCTCACCCATCAAG ATTCCGAGCTTCTTCACGAGGGGGAGTGATCTGCGGCGGCGGGCCTCGTCGCGTTCCCTGCGGATTCGGAACCCTATTAGAACACGTAGCCGAG TTGTCAAGGCTGTTGCTACCCCGGATTCAGCAGTGGAATTGCCACTAACTGCAGAGAATGTTGAAAGTGTATTAGATGAGATCCGACCATATCTTATTTCAGATGGAGGTAATGTGGCATTACATGAGATTGATGGTAACGTTGTACGTTTGAAGCTACAAGGGGCATGTGGCTCCTGTCCAAGTTCTGTAATGACAATGAAAATGGGCATTGAGCGCCGTTTAATGGAAAAGATTCCTGAAATCGTAGCTGTGGAACCAATAGCAGATGAAGAAACTGGCCTTGAGCTGAATGAAGAAAACATAGAGAAG GTGCTTGAGGAAATAAGGCCATACCTTGTTGGGGCAGCAGGTGGATCTCTTGAACTTGTGGGAATCGATGAACCAATAGTGAAAGTCAGAATCACAGGTCCAGCGGCTGGGGTAATGACTGTTCGGGTGGCTGTCACACAAAAACTGAGGGAGAAAATTCCTGCCATTGCAGCAGTTCAGCTTCTATAG
- the LOC104881046 gene encoding WEB family protein At1g75720 produces the protein METPQLSHAPNTNHHSSVDTSRPFRSVKEAVAIFGERLLAGELHSPKPFYHKHESPPRTPQAIIRYDDRELKDNENGEKHGLVSTVKKLEAELEETKVELRLLKERESETEVALASLNAELHKNMSRMAQAEAAAAAKAVALRRREGPSPTLAQILSLSERPGRRNQKERQKKMKKKPIIPLVSDLFSWKKGPSTTLHNPLYPASQLYL, from the coding sequence ATGGAAACCCCACAACTTTCCCACGCCCCAAACACAAACCACCACTCATCCGTCGATACCTCCCGCCCTTTCCGCTCTGTAAAAGAGGCGGTCGCCATCTTCGGCGAGCGTCTCCTCGCCGGAGAGCTGCACTCCCCAAAGCCCTTCTATCACAAGCACGAATCCCCTCCAAGAACTCCACAAGCCATCATCAGATACGACGACAGAGAATTAAAAGATAACGAAAATGGAGAAAAGCATGGGCTTGTGAGCACTGTGAAGAAGCTTGAGGCTGAGCTGGAGGAGACAAAGGTGGAGCTGAGGCTACTAAAGGAGAGAGAGTCCGAGACGGAGGTGGCCTTGGCGTCGCTGAACGCGGAGCTCCATAAGAACATGTCGAGGATGGCGCAGGCGGAAGCGGCGGCCGCTGCAAAGGCGGTGGCGCTGAGGAGGAGGGAGGGGCCATCTCCAACATTGGCTCAGATACTGAGCCTAAGTGAGAGGCCAGGTAGAAGAAATCAAAAGGAGAGGcaaaagaagatgaagaagaagccTATCATTCCTCTAGTGAGTGACTTGTTTTCTTGGAAAAAAGGGCCATCAACTACACTTCACAATCCTCTATATCCAGCCTCCCAACTATACCTTTGA